In one Hypomesus transpacificus isolate Combined female chromosome 18, fHypTra1, whole genome shotgun sequence genomic region, the following are encoded:
- the pcmtd2a gene encoding protein-L-isoaspartate O-methyltransferase domain-containing protein 2a, translating into MGGAVSAGEDNDELIDNLKEAQYIRSELVESAFRAIDRADYYLEEFRDSAYKDLAWRHGNIHLSAPCIYSEVMEALDLQPGLSFLNLGSGTGYLSTMVGLILGPFGVNHGVELHTDVIEYAYQKLEFFIKTSDSFDRFEFCEPCFVAGNCLEIAPESRQYDRVYCGAGVQKEHEDYMKNLLKIGGILVLPLEEKLTKITRTSYNSWDTKKIIAVSFAPLVLPKHRDNSKPRAVPLPAMFEVRNLQDLARISIRHTLKQTVVGVGAGPLPRRRLTRGGGERLRKRRAHQRGSTLLSNRYVFMSRLIPEPMDDNNNFSDSEEEGEDCRAIAEPKEEEELDQDEEEEERREDGALLIEAPVNQLREKILGLPLPEPLKMYLLHYREK; encoded by the exons ATGGGAGGGGCAGTGAGTGCGGGGGAAGACAATGATGAGTTGATTGACAACCTGAAGGAGGCTCAGTACATCCGTTCAGAGTTGGTAGAGAGTGCATTCAGGGCCATTGATCGAGCTGACTACTACCTAGAGGAGTTCAGGGACAGCGCCTATAAAGACCTAGCCTGGCGACATGGCAACATTCACCTCTCCGCCCCATGTATCTACTCTGAGGTGATGGAGGCCTTAGACTTACAACCTGGATTGTCCTTCCTTAATCTGGGCAGTGGCACAGGCTATCTCAGCACAATGGTGGGCCTTATACTGG GTCCATTTGGAGTAAACCATGGGGTTGAGCTGCATACAGATGTCATTGAGTATGCATATCAGAAACTGGAGTTCTTCATTAAGACAAGTGACAGCTTTGACAG gttTGAGTTCTGCGAGCCATGCTTTGTGGCAGGAAATTGTTTGGAGATTGCCCCTGAGAGCCGTCAGTATGACAGGGTGTACTGTGGAGCCGGTGTCCAGAAGGAACATGAGGACTACATGAAAAATCTTTTGAAAATAGGTGGAATCCTTGTCCTACCCCTTGAGGAGAAG TTGACCAAGATTACACGGACAAGCTACAATAGCTGGGACACCAAGAAGATCATAGCAGTGTCTTTTGCCCCCCTGGTGCTGCCCAAACATAGAGACAACAGTAAACCAAGAGCAGTGCCTTTAC CCGCCATGTTTGAGGTGAGGAATCTGCAGGACTTGGCTCGTATCTCCATCCGTCATACCCTGAAGCAGACAGTGGTGGGTGTAGGGGCGGGGCCTCTGCCCAGGAGGAGGTTAACACGTGGTGGTGGGGAAAGGCTCAGAAAGAGGCGGGCTCACCAGCGTGGTTCCACCTTACTTTCCAACCGCTACGTCTTTATGAGCCGTCTGATCCCTGAGCCCATGGATGACAACAACAACTTCTCTGACagcgaagaggagggagaggactgCAGGGCCATAGCAGAGcccaaggaagaggaggagctcgATCAAGacgaagaagaggaagagagaagggaggatgggGCTCTCTTGATTGAAGCTCCAGTTAACCAGCTGAGAGAGAAGATCTTGGGTCTGCCTCTCCCTGAGCCACTAAAGATGTATCTGTTGCACTACAGAGAAAAGTAA